The DNA window CGTATGGTAGGACAGAGGGAGGTGCAGGTGATCAGCCAGGTGTCTTGCTGTCTGCGTCTTCTCCGTGTGGTAGGACAGAGGGAGGTGCAGGTGATCAGCCAGGTGTCTTGCTGTCAGCGTCTTCTCCGTGTGGTAGGACAGAGGGAGGTGCAGGTGGTCAGCCAGGTGTCTTGCTGTCTGCGTCTTCTCCGTGTGGTAGGACAGAGGGAGGTGCAGGTGATCAGCCAGGTGTCTTGCTGTCAGCGTCTTCTCCGTGTGGTAGGACAGAGGGAGGTGCAGGTGATCAGCCAGGTGTCTTGCTGTCTGCGTCTTCTCCGTGTGGTAGGACAGAGGGAGGTGCAGGTGATCAGCCAGGTGTCTTGCTGTCTGCGTCTTCTCCGTGTGGTAGGACAGAGGGAGATGCTGTTTGTTTTTTATCTCCCTGTGCACTCACTCAGGATACAGTCCACTCGTTACTTTGGAGGAATGCTCTTGAATTCCTCACTGCCAACTGCATTGTGGTTCGCCTCATGGATCAAGGAAACCATAGAAACATTCCCAAAGTAGGCCGATGTATTCAAATcaaaacagctagctagctagcattgttAGCTAGCCATCTTCAAAAGCTTATTTGCCATTATTTATTGGGCAGGAAACTTTTTTATTTAATTCAGACTAAATCTATACTTGTTTGGCTATTAAAAACATATTAAAATGATTCACACAAAAAACACATAAAATAAGAAAAATATTTACAAATATTTTGGCAGCCTAGGCTGTAATCcacacctcgattaggctgatagaaatcctcattatttaatTTCAGTGTCATTATTTCTATGTAGCCTACACGTTCTCATTCTGAACTTTCGTGACAATGACCACATGAGCGAccgctcaccgatttgacagttCCAACACAGTTAAACCTCAgacacatcaatctacacacaataccccataatgacaaagcaaaaacaggttttaagaaaagtattcagacctttacacagtactttgttgaagcacctttggcagcgattacagcctcgagtcttattgggtatgacactacaagcttggcacacctgtatttggggagtttctcccattcttctctgcagatcctctcaagctctgtcaggttggatgggggtgttgctgcacagctattttcaggtctctccaggtatgttcgatcgggttcaagtccaggctctggctgggccactcaaggacattcagagacttgtcccgaagccactcctgcattgtcttggctgtgtgcttagggtcgttgtcctgttggaaggtgaaccttcgccccagtgtgagattcagagcgctctggagcaggttttcatcaaggatctctctgtacttagctctgttcatctttgcctcaatcctgactagtctcccagtccctgccgctgaaaacatccccacagcatgatgctgccaccaccatgcttctccgtagggatagtgccaggtttcctccagacgtgacgcttggcattcaggccaaagagttcaatcttggtttcatcagaccagagaatcttgtttctcatggtctgagagtctttaggtgcctaatggcaaactccaagctggctgtcatgtgccttttactgaggagtggctttcgtctggccactctaccataaaggcctgattggtggagtgctgcagagatgattgtccttctggaaggttctccaatctccacagaggaactctagagctctgtcagagtgaccatcgggttcttggtcacctccctgaccaaggcccttctcccccgattgatcagtttggccgggcggccaactctaggaagagtcttggtggttccaaacttcttccatttaagaatgatggaggccactgtgttcttggggacctccaatgctgcataaatgttttggtacccttccccagatctgtgcctcgacacaatcctgtctcagagctctacggacaattccttcgacctcttggcttggtttttactctgacatgcactgtcaattgtgggaccttatacagacaggtgtgtgcctttccaaaacatgtccaatcaattgaatttatcacaggtggactccaatcaagttggagaaacatctcaaggatgatcaatggaaacaggatgcacctgagctcaatttcgagtctgatagcaaagtctgaaggtctgaatacttatgtaaatagggtatttctgttttttatttgtaatacatttgcaaacatttctaaaaaccagtttttgctttgtcatgtggtattgtgtgcagatagctgaggatttttatttatttaatcaattttagaataagcctgtaacataacaaaatgtggaaaaagtcaaggggtctgaatactttccgaaggcactgtatgacctAACAAAAAAAAAGATCTGCTTTGTTGGTACCGGTTAATGCGGGTTAACTCTGAACTGATTTGATCtagtcctagatcagcactcttatgAGCCCAGAACTTACAAAGTGATCTGCATGGTTAATAGTGTTTGTAACGCTCACCTATAAGAGGAGTGATGGCGGAGGTGAACACTGAGCTGCTCTGGACCACAAAGGTCAGGCCAGCCCCCACCAGGATGGCCAGGTAACCTGCCAGCCAGCCAAACGGGTAGGGAAAgtctggaggaggggagagaggggagattcACATTACTTACAGTATGTGGAGTTTCAGTAAAGAGCTTTCAAGGGAAATATGTCAGATGCTGggattgttgttttattttacatacTGTATAATCTACCTCTGTGTTTTATCACAGCTTTGTTTTCCTCACACAACCTAAATGTTGCTATGCTTACTAAATGACTACGTCAGCTATATTGTAGTGCTAATGAAAAAGCTTTGCAGAGCCTATGGGTGCCAACTCAAATAAGCTATGCAGTGCCTATCGACGCCACCTCAAATCGGCACCACCTCAAATAGATATTCATTGCAATCATATACCACAGGACCCCCAAAAAAAATCATAGCTATGTTTTCTAAGCTCAATCTTCCAGTCACATTTTAGATCACTCCACCTGTGTTGATGATCCTCTGAATGACCTTAGCCACCTGGCCTTGGAGCAGGGAGTTAAGCAGCTTGACCAGCAGCACCAAACAGGTGCACAGCAGTAGAAGAGAGCAGGCTAGCAGAATGAGGCCTACCGCCAGGTCGGACAACCACGAGTCCACAAACAAATGGTTGCCTAGGGACATCAACAGAGGACTGGGTCAGTCTTTCTACTCTGCTGCTTTTATCTGTCACTAAAGGCCCACTACGGTTCCAACTAGCACCCCCAGCCTCAGGACTGTAGTGGGATCAGTATGACTGTCACATATTTCCCTGTGACAGTACTTTGACACTCGCTCAATTCCAAGAATAAAAAtgatatttatttacatttttttatatttacAAGTAGAGTCATGTTCTGTGTTGTCCAGGTTGATACATTTCTTTGCCAGCAGGGTTGTATTGACGTACAGTTGAAGGAATCACCGACAGAAACATTCACAGAGGACTGCAGGAGGATGAAAGAGAAACATCTGTCTTTGAAACCACCAAACCAGTGACTGCAGATATTTTGCACATCAAGAGAGGCCTGTGGCATTGGGTCTTACCGTTAGGATGTGACTCTTACACCATACCCTCACCAGACTCCTGTTCCTCATGGCCTCGTCTCTCATGGCGATGCCTGTGATGACAGACTTATCCAACTGCAAGGATAAACGGGAATATAACATAATATCGATCAATGTGAGCCAAGCTCTTTCTACATTCCTAGACATGTGACTCATGTGTTTGACCAAAGCCACACAGTGCAGACTGTTTACCCACACATTTTGCCCAACCCCAACAGTACCTTTATGATGAGTTTGGTGAGTGGTTCAGTACCTGAATGATGAGTTTGGTGAGTGGTTCAGTACCTGAATGATGAGTTTGGTGAGTGGTTCAGTGATGACCTTGAGCATCTCCGGGGCCTCCTCTCCAGAGCTGATGTGGAAGGTGTCAACCACGGCCTGAGACAGTCTTCTCAGCAGGCCTGTGGTTGCCTCCAGGGGCAGCAGCACCAGCACTGACAGCCAGTTAAAACAGTCATGCACTGTCGCTCCAGCAAATGCCCTGCAATCCACAGGCCGTGTTATTATAAATCATGCATGATGCCAAACTGTGGCGATACTTGGTTCAGGGTTTGTTTAAATCCTAAGGatttacaggagaggaggataCACAGCCGTTTCTTACCGTTCAAACTCATCCCTCTCCCCAGCCTGCATCAGAGCAACGATGGTGTTGGTGACGGACGTCCCAATATTGGATCCCATGATGATGGGGATGGCAGACCTCACATTGAGTACTGCACGAGCAGGCACAACATTAAACCACTATTCACCTATATTACAAAGTCCATTCTTTAAATAGAAATACCCTTTCATCTTGTATTGAGGGAACACATCAAGAAATATCCTTTCATTTTGTATTGACTTAGGTCAGTTGCTCTTCCAGTAATCCAGACCTATTGTACAGTAGAGCGCAGTACagtagaaggtgtgtgtgtgtgtgtgtgtgtatgtgtatgtgtatgtgtatgtgtgtgtgtgtgtgtgtgtgtgtgtgtgtgtgtgtgtgtgtgtgtgtgtgtgtgtgtgtgtgtgtgtgtgtgtgtgtgtgtgtgtgtgtgtgtatgacttaCGTCCCGAGGAGACGAGGCTGACGATgatggaggtggaggtagaggaacTCTGGACTAGAACCGTCACCAGAATGCCCACCACCATCCCTGCCACCGGGTTGGACAGGATGGCATTGTCCTTGAAGATGTCTCCAGCCACCTTACCTGTCCGCCCAGAGGGGAACACAcagcaaatattttttttatgccAATGTTATAATAAATGATCTGAGAACTGAACCATCCGCTTCCTGTGTCTgaatctgggtcatatcctgagtcgtgataggATGGATGAACCTGAATGAACCTGAGGAAGGTTACCTCCCGCTAACTGGAAGGCAGAACTCAGGACATCCAGCGAGCAGACGAACATgtacaggaagaggaggagcagggGGATCTTGGAGACGTTGATGAAAACGGATCTCATTTTCTCTGCCTGAGTCTGGGACTTTGAGGAAGCAATATCTGCAGGTTAAAATAACAAGTTTTAAGCTATTGTCATAGTGAGATGAACTACTAGTTGGTTAATGGATAACCATGCATGAAAACAAACAATTATTCTGAATTAAATGGTTTACTTTTCAACATTATGCCTGGAGTGTTGCAGGTAAATCAGTCACACTATATTCCATTCCTGGATGTTTCAATCCCCTCCTCCACTTACCATTTGCTTTTGTGAGTGGGGATTCAGGCCAGGTTTTCGGAGTGTCGGGAAGGATGTCTCCCTCCAGGTGTGACTGTTGTCTCAGATATTTCCTCTCTGCCAAAGCACATGATGAGTCCTGGAGGTGCATGTCTATGTCCAGTTGAAGTAATATAGAAATGACATTAGTGACCACAGTAAAGTCAGATTACTGCTCCGGTGAGCAATCTTTCTAAAGAATGGACCCAACAGAACCTTAGGAATATGAAAATAAGCCAGTTGGAGCTGTTGAGGTTAGactttaaaaatataaatattatttTGTATAAAGTAGTCAACTTTGCATTCAttcttgatttatttattttgtcattTAAAGGGTGtagatttttgtattttattcctccGTTATGCTAATTGTTCTCATTAAGTTATCTTTTAGTACAATATATTTTTGCATTTAAGCTCTTTGTGGATCTACACCCTTTAAAATACAGATCGAAACGCTGTTTCAGCAAAGCATAGCGGCTCTACAAAGCCTGGTGGTAGATGAAAGGTTTGGATCCTGTCTTCACTATCTCTGGGGCTGCTGAGAAGGCTGAACATTAAGCCAGTAGTCTTCCACTTCAATAATTCAAAGGCTTTACATCTGTAGGTACAAAATAGTTATCCAATGCCAGTCAAACGCTCTCTAATCCCtttgattaaaaataaatatctaGATAGCGCATACTAGCTCAGATCCCAAACAATGGACAATGTTAACAACAGGGgccacagagagaaagacaaaatCATTATTTGGTTATGAAAACATTGATTAGATTAGTGACAGCTATTAGATAGACTTGTCTTACCGTCTTATGCCCAACACCACCAAACAATGACAGTATACTCCTCTTTTGACAATGTGTGAAGGAGAGAGACCTGGCTTTTTTATGTCTCCTCCTGAACCTGAGGTGCAAAGTCTAAAAGTAGCACCTCACGTGTTTAACCACAAACCCTTAATGTGGTCCAGGTGGTTAAATAATGATTAGTGCAATATGAAGGGAGAGTTCATTGATCATGTGTCAAATGCCTAAAGGCTGCAACTCTCATGAGGAAAGAGATGGGGAACGTTGCTCAGGCTTTCTAGTGTCGAAACAGAATGCAGAGGGTGACGCCCTGTGGTGAGACCTGGAGAAGCAGGCAAACGTTGATCCACCGCTTGTGTGGTCACTCAGACAGGAACAGTTGTTGGTGAATGATGTCATATCCCCGGCAGTGAATGATGAATCTGCTTCCTGGACAGAAACCACCCATTTCTGTCCCACAGACAAACATGATGATTCACACACAGATATATGCCATGTAAAATACATAATTGATTACACatacacgcgcgcacacacacgcgcacacacacacactgatttttTTGAAGTCATAtagagatgtaggatcttaatttgaattTGAATGTATTAACCTAGAAGTGCTTTAAATATTTATCCTATCATGTGCTGTGTTTTTGGTTGAATTCTTATTTCCTTATTTGAGTGACTTCCTTTACTTTGAATCGATTAACCTCCTTttcagtggcgacccatcattcaaggcaggtggggcagagcctgttTTGAGACAACCTGTctagcaaaaaaaaaaagtgtcacatatcagtttgcaaacaatgtaaaaaaataaataatcatcatcattgagttaataaagccgcatacaaacttggtctcttttttgctttcttgagtaaggcagctccaaaatgcaggtgtttcagcctagctcagtgctttctgtggcggTGGGGTAGCCAGCAGAAAagacagagcgtaggggttggtattgttctctagttgcgccgtgattggctcagtgttctgtcactcatggggacactacgtcgccacaaaatctaagggtagagctagaaaattcaagccccttgggtgctgccatatagttacattagaagtgcccattcaagaaggctcaaggtcattggccacagataaaatgacgtcaaatcacattatatctacagtagctttgattggactgatcatgtcaacatcaaaaTCTtacctagcaagctagcagtcattatcatgaatcaagtcgacaatctgctggcaaatccttttcaatccttgtcatatgaagagaaataatgaaaacAAATTATAGATCAAACGTATCTGTGCTCATCGACCATTGggcataaacattacacaacaaattggaaatcgcaaattcaacaatgagtggtttggaaggaatcagtggctaactgcaagcattgcaaagcaatcactagcctgctattcagtggaatGGGTGTGTGGTctcaagtctgggtttaagggtctcttttccaagcttaaaaggataaacattaaatccagcatgacttctgccgtgctcaaaacaactggaaactcggaactcggtgatcagctttaatattgcagatagattgtaacttcattAATGTCTTcattgaaattacggattgcctcttatccgctcgtcgtccccttatgccatagtttgtacatctcaattgtcagtagaaaccacatttgtttaagcaagtcagccatatcagctatgttttttaaaaaggcagtaaattaggctgaatgaactgtttcgttgccagacaaggctccgctgaaaggcaggtgtagcagtggtaaggtgttgggactctgctgttgggacagctttacagctttatgtaggccctaacagtttgtggtcaccgttatagtgcaattaatgtattgtttagtgttgtgttgtgtagtggctttgctggcatgcataaaacATATGTTGTTtctttgccccaccaagatttacatgctaaaatcgccaccgCTCCTTTTTAGCCTTTGTCCCGTTGTGGGAATGAGTGTTAATCAGGGACCTAAGCCACGCCCCCACGCCAGGAGCATTGGGGCTAACGACGTTGTTCAGGAGATTGAAGTCAGCCACGGGAGAGGACAGGAAGTCAGCCACGGGAGAGGACAGGAAGTCAGCCACGGGAGAGGACAGGTGCCACAAGCTGTGCTCAGCCACACCACTACTACCgctggggagaggggacaggatgAGTGTGACCCTGCTTGGGATGAAGAGCCAAATGATGTGTGAGTGCCTACCAATGGTTTCCAGTATGACAACGTTACTGATGAagctttctcctccctctcctccctctccagacGTGGCCTGCTACGATGATACTGCTGAGGCTGTGACCTCTAACATGTATGTGGTGTGAGTGTGCCCAAGTCTAGCCTTGTGTTGTTGTTCTGTTGCTTTTATCCTGTAAACAAACGCATTTTGATACTAAGAAGATAGAAAAGAAGGCTATTAAAGAACTGTAAACCCTGACGGTCTGCCTCCCGCCTATGTCTGTGGTATTAGGATTGAAATAACTTTGTTTTTTGACATACACAAGGTTTATTTACAGGTTCAATTGGTtcacattttcaaagtggtatACAGACATTAATTCTGACATCAGttccaaaaaaaaagtgttttaggAGAAAGTACATAACAAATGTGTTAGATCCACTATACTGCATGCTCACACAGATCCCAACTGACACATGCACATATGTTTTCCACTCAATTTAATTACAACGAATGCTTTCTGTTAAGTGCCTGTGTTTGGTAGAGTAAGTCTCTATTCATTCTTGGAACTCTAATTATATCCTCCCAAGCAATACATTTGACACTTTTTCTTATTTAGTAAACAACCACATTCATAAGACGTTTACAAAAAATGGACAGAGTTTTTTATCGTTATGAGAATACAAACTGCAGACGACTCTCTGCCTGGCACTGTCTGCCCCTTCATTTCAGTTCTTCTGATGAGGATGGACTCTCTGGGGGTTCCTGGCAGATGTGGAGAATAAGATATTTTAGCAGTATCGGCAGTGAATGTGATTAGACAATGGAAAGGTCATGTGGTCTCTGGCTCGGAAGAGGAAAAATGTAAATTGTGTTATATCCACCTTATTCTCAGTCTCCGGCTTCCCTGGCAACGATTTCTGTGTCGTATGAAAAGCCTGGAGAAAGACTTACATTAGCATACCAACAAAGGAAACCAGCCCAAAGTTATCTATCTGACAAATAGTAGTTTGACagccatctctcgctctcctctctctctgacataACATTCCACGTGTTGTAATGAAAGGAAGACCTGCAGCTCAGGTGGTTTAAACACACCAGCAAGGGGCACTCCCAGCTGTGAAACAATGCGATGGATGAAGATGCTTTTGGATACACATGACATGAGCAGACTGGCTGATGGTATAATGTTGTCTACCTTTTTGGCTTGTTGAATCTCATCTGTTGACTTGGACCTGTTCTTCACTGTCTGTTTATTAGGAGAAGTTGGTTGAGCCTACGTGGGAAACAGCGAAAAGGAAAGAAATCGTTCAGACAGGATGATGTCACCAATtcccacaaaaacaaaaaagtccACTAACTTTATTCTGTGCTGACTCCATAGTAGTCTATTCCAGCCCCAGGTTATCTACGGTCTGTAGTTCAACGTCAATCTCTATCCACCGATGACTGTTCTACCTCTGGGAAATAAATCAACAGGAAACAGGACACCAGGTCAGTCAGGGCGCAGAATGAGGCTTCTCTCGGATCAGGTGCTCTCTGCGGTCCCAAGCAGAAAATGAACATAGTACATTGTTAGTTTTGTCATGGAGCTTACTCAATTGCAATAGACTTGGTCTGAAAAGCTCAATTGCAATAGACTTGGTCTGAAAAGTTCAATTGCAATAGACTTGGTCTGAAAAGCTCAATTGCAATAGACCTGTTCTGAAATAGCCTACTAATTTGGAGGCCTTAATGGGCGTAAGTGTATTACTGAGACTGTCAGAGTGACCTTGTATAAATCAAAACAAGTGGTGCAAAGTCAAGGAAACTTATCCCAGCACAGTTACAGCCCATAGACAGTTTTTCACTGGCAGATGTATACTATTAATGTAGATGTCTGATGACTCTCGTATAGGGAGGAGTACATTGACCTTGAATAGGAACTAGAATTACAGATACAGAGCTATGGATACATATAGATTGCAGTACAGACTAGATGTCATAATATCCACTTCTACGCCACACACCTCTCTAACCCCTCAcacatgcatgtgtatgtgtttgaATGACTTTCCTGTCTGGCTCCCATCAGGTTTTATGTATGATGTGTTGAAGAGGAAGCCAGAAGCAAATGGTGCTGCTATTTAAGAGAAGACAAACAGTGAGTCATACATACTGTACCTCTCCAGCTAAGGGTTTGACATGTCATGCACCACTCTAAAAGCTagtgggttctctctctctctcgctctctctctgtgcagttgtgtgtgtgcgtgtattctGATTCTAGCTTTGAGGAGAGCTCTGAAAGGCATCAAAGATGAAAACATGTTATCTCATACTTTTGAAGAAAAATAACATCATACAGCCTTGCTTTTCATCCCTGAAAAGAATATAGCCCAAGTATTGCCCAAAATACACACCACCATGACATGCAGGAGCTAAAGCTAGAATGACAGTACAGAAAGCATCACCAAGGCAACAACATGTGGGCTGGAGCCTAGTGGGCTAGCTGAAAGAACCCAACTGTCTGAGAGATTCCGCCCTGGGGAACGTGTTCtgctacacagacagacagacagacagacagacagacagacagacagacagacagacagacagacagacagacagacagacagacagacagacagacagacagacagacagacagacagacagtcagtcagtcagtcagtcagtcagtcagtcagtcagtcagtcagtcagtcagtcagtcagtcagtcagtcagtcagtcagtcagtcagtcagtcagtcagtcagtcagtcagtcagtcactcactcactcactcactcactcactcactcactcactcactcactcactcactcaccactcactcactcactcactcactcactcattcactcactttactcaatcactcactcaagCACTTACACacttactcagtcactcactcatccactcactcagtcagtcagtcacttacccactcactcagtcactcactcagtcacttactcaatcactcactcaatcactcactcattCAGTTAGTCAGTCACTCAATAATTTACTCACTCAGtcattcactcactcattcaATCACTCACTCggtcactcattcactcactccccactgggcacac is part of the Coregonus clupeaformis isolate EN_2021a unplaced genomic scaffold, ASM2061545v1 scaf0785, whole genome shotgun sequence genome and encodes:
- the LOC121541331 gene encoding sodium-dependent phosphate transport protein 2A-like — encoded protein: MHLQDSSCALAERKYLRQQSHLEGDILPDTPKTWPESPLTKANDIASSKSQTQAEKMRSVFINVSKIPLLLLFLYMFVCSLDVLSSAFQLAGGKVAGDIFKDNAILSNPVAGMVVGILVTVLVQSSSTSTSIIVSLVSSGLLNVRSAIPIIMGSNIGTSVTNTIVALMQAGERDEFERAFAGATVHDCFNWLSVLVLLPLEATTGLLRRLSQAVVDTFHISSGEEAPEMLKVITEPLTKLIIQLDKSVITGIAMRDEAMRNRSLVRVWCKSHILTSSVNVSVGDSFNCTSIQPCWQRNVSTWTTQNMTLLVNIKKCNHLFVDSWLSDLAVGLILLACSLLLLCTCLVLLVKLLNSLLQGQVAKVIQRIINTDFPYPFGWLAGYLAILVGAGLTFVVQSSSVFTSAITPLIGIGVISIERAYPLTLGSNIGTTTTAILAALASPGDKLAAAFQVALCHFFFNILGILLWYPVPITRLPIRMARTLGQRTAKYRWFAVLYLLLCFLLLPSLVFALSMAGWQVMAGVGVPFAVALLLVSVVNMLQVHRPGCLPVRLRSWDFLPVWMHSLQPLDTLITKVTLCCSRKAREPGLIQCSMDPDGPQKRSHMALDNLALCYIDEAPTVVMSQGADKASTVAMSQGADEAPTVVMSEGADEAPTVAMSQGAN